The stretch of DNA TCGCAGGACGAATGATTTTGCACTGATCAAGCATTGGGAGAGGGAAGCCGCTTTTAACGGGGCAGGGCATTATCTTCACTCCATCTTCTGGAAAGTGATGTGCCCCTCCGGCGGCGGTAAACCCGCAGGTGGGCTTGAACGGGAGCTAGCGCATTCCTTTGGCAGCTTTTCAGATTTTAAAAAGCATTTTTCAGCTGCCGCAGAAAAAGTCGAAGGAGGAGGCTGGGCCATTCTAGTGTGGTCGCCTCAGGCGCAGCGGATGGAAATCCTGCAAGCGGAAAAACATCAGAATTTAAGCCAGTGGGATGTTGTTCCATTGCTTGTTCTGGACGTGTGGGAGCACGCTTATTATTTAAAATATAAAACAAAGAGAAAAGAGTATATTGAGAACTGGTGGAATATTGTGTGCTGGGACGAAGTGCATAAAAGACTGAAGCGGGCTAAAAAGCATGGATAAGCACCTAATGATCACTAGGTGCATTGCTTATTTCCTCTAATTGTATTAAACTTAAGATAATTTTAATTTAATAGAAAATTTGGTGCCTTTGTGCGAGCGAAGGGTAACAGGGAATCGGGTGGAAATCCCGAGCGGTCCCGCCACTGTAACCGGAAAGTTCTCTTTTCACAGCGTCACTTGACAGCTATTGCGTCGGGGAAGACGAAGAGAGCGCGCTTGATTCGGAAGCCAGGAGACCTACCAAGTTTTTGATCGTCAGCTTTTGCCTTCGCGGAGAGGAAAGGTGTTTGCAAGCGAACAGCTTCAGCAGGCTTGCTTAAGTCTGCTTATTGGGATGCCATGACCTATTCTGCATGAAAAGAATAGGTTTTTTTGTTGAAAAAAACAGAAAGGCAGGTGTTGGAATGAGTGCACCATCTGCAGCTAAGCTGCAAAGAAATCAGCTTATAGCTGATCGAAAGAAGAAATGGTTTCCTTTCTTAGTCAGCATCTTGGTCATCCTGCTTATGGTATCGGTTACGGCCGCAGTCACAAAGGGGCCGGTCGCGATGTCAGCGGTCAGGGCATGGAAGATCATTCTTTTCCAAGTGCCTTGGATTGGGCAATGGGTCGAGCCGGATTGGACGCAGGCGCAAGCCCATATTATTTGGAATATTCGATTGCCGAGAGTTCTTCTTGGCGCTGTGGTAGGCGCGGGTCTTTCAGCGGCTGGTGTGGTTATCCAGGCCCTCGTGCGAAATCCTTTGGCTGATCCATACATACTCGGTGTGTCATCTGGTGCTTCTGTCGCCGCTGCGCTCGTTCTATTATTTGGCGCTTTCTCATTTTTGGGACCGTATTCATTATCCATCGGGGCTTTTTTCGGAGCGGCTTGTTCAATGGTGCTCGTCTATATGCTGGCCAAAATCGGAGGCAAAATCCTGACTTCTAGGCTGCTGCTAGCCGGCATCGCGGTCTCGCTGACGATGTCGGCCGCAACTAATTTTATCGTGACGATGGCTCCGAGAGATGCAGAAATCCGTGAAGCAATGTTTTGGATGATGGGCAGTCTAGCGGGAGCCAAATGGGAGTATGTAGGAGCCCCGGCCACTTTTATTCTCCTATGCTCGCTTTTTCTGCTTCTTTATTCCGAAACATTGAATGCTTTATTAATGGGGGAAGAAGCGGCTAATACGCTTGGGGTAAATACGGAATTGTTCCGAAAAGTGCTCATCATCATTTTGTCGTTAATGACAGGAGCTGTGGTGGCTGTAAGCGGCTCGATCGGATTCATCGGCCTAATGATCCCCCATATAGCCCGCTTTTTGACCGGTTCTGATCATAAGCGTGTCCTTCCTGTCAGTCTTCTTCTTGGCATGCTGATGGTGATATGGTCGGACACTATTGCGCGAACTCTGTTTGCTCCTCAAGAGCTGCCAATTGGCGTCGTCACGGCTTTATGCGGGGGGCCATTCTTTATCTGGCTGCTGCGCCGGAGCTCGTATGCGTTTGGAGGTGTCCGTTCTTGAAGCTTTCTGTAAAAGAAATAACCTGCTCGGCATCCGGTAGGAATATTATAGAGGATGTTACATTAACGGTTGATAAAGGGCAATTCGTTGGGGTGGTCGGGCCGAATGGCAGCGGGAAATCTACGCTGCTTAAGTGTTCATCCCGTCTGCTGAAACCAAAAAACGGAGCGGTGTGGCTGAATGAAAAGCCGCTTTATGAAATGACAGTGAAACAGACAGC from Bacillus xiapuensis encodes:
- a CDS encoding superoxide dismutase, producing the protein MSVQQYLKDAKQWCEEVSQAMEMEPQLLNSWQEQLKEIEQAAGNEKEKDVLAEKVQSLYREWDEFYQRLEGREVPIGGHKLPPLPYRYNALEPYIDEETMRLHHDIHHQSYVDGLNKAEKEMAKARRTNDFALIKHWEREAAFNGAGHYLHSIFWKVMCPSGGGKPAGGLERELAHSFGSFSDFKKHFSAAAEKVEGGGWAILVWSPQAQRMEILQAEKHQNLSQWDVVPLLVLDVWEHAYYLKYKTKRKEYIENWWNIVCWDEVHKRLKRAKKHG
- a CDS encoding FecCD family ABC transporter permease — protein: MSAPSAAKLQRNQLIADRKKKWFPFLVSILVILLMVSVTAAVTKGPVAMSAVRAWKIILFQVPWIGQWVEPDWTQAQAHIIWNIRLPRVLLGAVVGAGLSAAGVVIQALVRNPLADPYILGVSSGASVAAALVLLFGAFSFLGPYSLSIGAFFGAACSMVLVYMLAKIGGKILTSRLLLAGIAVSLTMSAATNFIVTMAPRDAEIREAMFWMMGSLAGAKWEYVGAPATFILLCSLFLLLYSETLNALLMGEEAANTLGVNTELFRKVLIIILSLMTGAVVAVSGSIGFIGLMIPHIARFLTGSDHKRVLPVSLLLGMLMVIWSDTIARTLFAPQELPIGVVTALCGGPFFIWLLRRSSYAFGGVRS